The nucleotide window ATTTGGTTATAGGATGCATTTGCTAGGTAAACTTCACTCAATAGATCTTCATTTGTGATCCATGATATGTACATTAGAATCTAGTTTGGGTTATAGGATGCCATTGTTTGGTAAATTTCACTCGGTGCATCTTCTAATGAAGCAGTTGATTAGATGATATTTGCCGCCGTAAATCTCTTTCTTCTGGAGGAGTGCCTATGTTACTGTGATTATTGAAGTCAGGTTACCATAAATGGTTCTGAAGTCATCTCTGCAGGTGACCAACAGTACTCTATATTGCACTGTTGTGTGCTCAACTTAGTTACCTTGGTATTTTCATCCATGACTTGATAAGATATCCTCACTTGTAGACAACAATTTTCTCTTTCGTGAGAACTTTACCAATTATGATTTGGTTCTAGCACctgtttatttttccatttttgctGTCCAGATCTCCTGTGGGAATGATTTGGAagatcccaaaaaaaaaaaaaagtggtatTTTCTAGCAACAACTGGCAGTCGATCAATGAGGATTGATCCTTAATCTTATTCAAATCCAATATAGTACCTATGGGTACATAAAAAATGTATTGACTCAACTCTTTTTAATGAATAGATCTGGTTGCAACTTCAAATATGAAATTCAAAGGGATCAAATAGGAAATGATACTATGAATCATATAACTATAATGGAATATATGATCAACCAatatttattgaatttcaaaaaagaCAGAAGAAATCGTTCAGTTCTCTTTCTCAAATGCATAATATTATTAAGAATCTGGCTATTGGGTACTGAAGCCTTTACATGCAGGAAATTCATGatggtttggatttttcttggaatgaagaagatgatgatgatgagtaTGAGTTTGGGATCTTCTCTGTGAAATTTTCAACAGATGGGCGAGAACTTGTAGCTGGAAGTAGTGATAATGCAATATATGTTTATGATCTTGAGGCAAATAAGAATAGCCTCCGAATCCATGCCCATCAGGTATTTCTGATTGATAATTACCAGGAACATTTTTATGTGTCAAAGGATGCCTTAATCTTAATATTTGTGGCTAGCTTTTGAGCAGGGTTTAGAATGTTTAGAGTTTAGACACATTGTAATCTGATTTTTGTTTTTTCTTGCAGTCTGATGTTAACACAGTATGTTTTGCGGATGAAACTGGCCATATCATATATTCTGGAAGTGATGATAACATCTGTAAGGTAAAATATTGatctttatgttatatttttctcGAGTATGAGCCAAGGTTGTTTCCAATTCATTCCCTTTGCAACAGAAGCGTTTGTGTAGGCTGAACAAACATTTTGCAAGGCACTTAGAGTATCCGGGAAACCAATTTATTCTACTGTTCAAGTGACATAATGCTGTTGAAAAAATAAACAGTTTTCAACAAATAATCATGCTTTTTTCAGGCTGCTGATGTTCAATGTGAAGCTAGCTCGGCCATCTGCATATGAACTTGTTTGATTGAGGGATTTTTACTTGGTTTGTAACTCTGCAGGTGTGGGATAGGCGCTGCTTTACCGGCAGAGGAAAAGCGGCAGGGATCTTGATTGGACATCTAAAAGGCATTACGTTCTTAGACAGTCGTGGTGATGGGCGTTATTTAATTTCAAATGGAAAAGATCAAACTACCAAACTATGGGATATACGAAAGATGTCCTCTAATGCCACATGGTGCAAAATGTTATTTCCTACCTTTCTGATCTTATCCAACACATGCACACTCATTTCCAGATCTTTGTGCTTGACTTTTAATACTTGTAATTCTTTCCTAAGAATATATTCATATGGTTTGTGTATGATCCATGCTTTTTAGGACGCAATCATTCTTTCGTTAGTATATACTCATATGGTTTGTGTTTGAGCCATTCTTGTTAGTAGGCAGTCATCTAAAATGCTTGCAGGTTGTgaaatatacataattaatatTATCTGCTGATGGATGAGGCTTGGCTGGAGCCAAGTTGAGGTCCAAAAAGgttgattttaataattttagagttGCATGTCTGTTTCAGTTTATGGTATTTGAAAGAAGTTGCATTTCTGTCTTGGCTTATGCCGCCTACTGAAAGTCTTGGAAGATACTAAACGTTGTTTTTGGGGTTGCACAAATGTTAAAGGTTTTttgtttttctaatttttttttccttggcAATATGAGATAAAGATCTTTCCAGGAGTTTATAATCATGGATAAAGACAATAGGCTTGAGTAAGAAAATTGTGGCTTGACTTTCTGTGGTGGGCTAACATTATGAAATAACTGTAAAGAGGGTCAGAAAGGAAGGAAAGTCGAGGGCTTGAGGGGTTTCTAGTTATTGTAGTCCATACAGAAACTTCTTTTACTGAAGTGTTAGATGAACATTACCAGAATGGAACTTTTAAAAGGACAGACTGGGAGATAAGGAATTGTAGTTATCATATGATCTTGTTTGTTGTACTTGAATCAGTTATGCTTTACTTAAGTCAAGCATGTGTTTTCAATTTATGTTGCTAATTAACATTTCTCTTTAACCAGCGCTCCAATTCTAGGAGATACTGGCTGGGACTACAGATGGATGGAGTACACACCCCATGCAAGAACCTTGAAACATCCTCATGATCAGTCATTGGCCACATACAGAGGTCATTCAGTCTTGCGCACTCTGATTCGCTGTTACTTCTCTCCAGAATATAGGTACTCATCAATCAAATATCACATCATGGATAATTGAACTTGCTAAATCACCTCTGTGCAGGTCCCTGTGTAAATCTTCAACCTCTAAATGCATATTTTGTGAATCTTgggtttttcctaaatttttgaaGTTAGGCTTAATACtccactcaactcaactaaacatttatcccaagaatttgggatcggctatatggattctctttctctatTCTAAATGATTTTAGattaaatcctcgaaaatgtgtaatacttataggtcatgttgtactactctcctccaagtcagtttaggtctaccccttcttttctttctatcctcaaacctaatgtgctctacttgtctaactggagtttccgtatgtctacgcttcacatgaccaaaccacctcaatcttcattgtctcaacttatcctcaattggcactactcctaccttttcCCTAAGACTttcattacgaactttatctaatctagtgtaaccactcatccaccttaacattctcatctctgcaactcttatcttagatgcatacgactctttcagtgtccagtactcactaccatataacatggccgatcgtatggctgtacggtaaaatttttcctttcaacttattgagaattttgctatcacataaaactcccgtggtacTTTTTCACTTCAACCATttgactttaatcctatgactaacatcctcctcacatcccttatctacttgaaggattgagtcgagatatttaaagtgattactttggggcagtaccacTCTATCAAagctaactcattccctatcaccagttcagccttcactgaacttgcaatgcatatattctgtcttcgttctacttaacttaaaaccctttgactctagagtacttctccaaagctctagcttgaCTTCttatcgcgtctcatctatcagaactatatcatttgcaaacatcatgcaccaagggatactctcttgtatatgtttcgtcaattcatctaaaactaatataaaaaggtaaaggcttacagctgaaccttggtgtaatctaaTTGAGATAAGAGATTCCCTTGTGtctcctcccactgtgcgcacaatagtagttgcttcttcataaatatctttcaacacttgtatgtacctaatagatactctcttttgttctaacactctccataagacatctcttggaacactatcataaaccttctccaaatcgataaaaaccatgtgtagatcctttttcacatctctatatttctccatcaagattctaatgagaaaaatcgcttctatggttgaacgaccgggcatgaagctaaattgattgggagagatagaagtgtcatgacgtagtcgatgttctacaagtctctcccacaacttcatagtatggctcatgagtttaattcctctatagtttgagcaactctgtatgtctcccttatttttaaaaatagatactaaaatactcctcctccattcctctagcattttctttgagtttagaatcttattaaacaatttagttaaccataccACTCCTATATCTCCCAAGCACTTTcagacttcaattggtattttatCGGGTCCACAGgatttacctactttcattctcttaagtgcctccttttcttctaaagatctaatccttctagtataatttacattcttttctattgctttgtaatctatattcacgctattaccactttgactattgttaaagagatcatcaaaataatttctccatctttctttaatgtcctcatcttttaccaacacttttccttctttatccttaatgcacctaacttgattgagatcttgacattttttttctctcctccttgctaatctataagcCAAGCCACTCATGAAGACAAGTATCAAACCAAACAATTTAGAAAAAGTAGCACCTTCTAATCATACTGCATAACACTGTTAAAGATTTTTGTTGTTGACAATTTAGATATTGTGGTTATGCTACTGTAAATTTAGCTGGGCCAAAACCTGAATTAACTTGTCATCAAATTTGGGTTGTGTCTGATCATTTGACTGGTCTTAGGGCAATTTCTTTTTTGCAAGATGTTATTTTGTTTTGGTGGCATTGACAATTGTAAAGAATTTTGGTTCATTACTAATTTGGTGATTCGCTTGTTGCAGCACTGGTCAAAAGTACATTTACAGTGGATCTAGCGATTGTTCTGTTTATATTTATGATCTGGTACGTGCTGATTTAGTACTTCCATCAGAATTAAGATTATGTTGCTCAAGCTTCGTTTCTTTTGCAGAAATTAGCTTGTTTGTGCATTGTCTGAGAAAACTGATCTATTTTCTAGTTTCTACTGtaaaatcaattagaaattgttTTTTGACGTTTGAAATATgttgttaaaaattaattttcctTCAATAAATGAGACTGAAAATGTTAGGACCTGCAAGGACTTCATATCTTTCCTTTTATATTTTTAAAGCAAATGTTTGTGACCTAAATCTGGAGACATGTTAAATTTAACCAAGGAATCAGCTCTTTGCTAATGACTAATCTGGAGTGAGACACTCTGAATTTCACCAAGGAATCTGCTCTTTGCTAATGACTAATCTGGGTAGCAATCATTCTGCTTGTTTCATATGCAAATTTTCTTGTCAAATTAGTTTGGTCCTGCAGTTTCTGCTTCTATGCAGAAACTCCAGCACAAACAATACATTCTTATTGAACAAGCTGCTCTCTCCGTGCTTTTTGAGTTTTGAGATGAGCACTGTTTTTATTTTGGGAGTCTCTGCATAGAAGCACAAACAAACATGGGCAAAAAAAGCCTATGGTAGTTTCCCCAACTTAAGAGTTGTCCGCATAGTAGTGATGGAACTCGATGAGAGATTTCATCTTTTTAATTTGTTGGTAAACTGGATTCTTTTAATATAGGTGAGTGGGGCTCAAGTTGCAAGACTTGATTATCATGAAGGTGCTGTAAGAGACTGTAGTTGGCATCCTGTCTACCCTATGATGGTTAGCTCTTCCTGGGATGGTGTCATTGCCAAATGGGAACCAGTTCCACCAAGACGGAGGTCAAGTAGGAGGCGGGCTTATGGCATATAGTTGTACAAATGCAATTTTTGGCCTTCTTTTTGGAAGCTACGTTTAGTGAAAGCCCGAAGCTTTGTTGATGCATTTCCATAATAGGCATATAGaaaatttttgtacatggaactgtCATGTATAGCTATACTTTGCTGTCACTTCTTCGGAAATATGAGCAGTTAGTATAGCATTGGTAAAAACTACAGGTTCCTTTTTGTGTTTGACATTGATACGGCAATATGTAAAAACTTTCATTTTATCTCATTAttgccattatatatatatatatatatatatatatatatatatatatatatatatatatcatgcaaATAGAGTAATTTATATAAGCTTCAGAAGAATTCAGTcaattattctttattttttaaaaaaaaattaagtcaaaaaattaaaaaatattaaattaataaaaaaaataaatcaattcgctTGAATTCCTAATGTTTGGCCGCAAACCGAAAAGATTTTATCTATTGAATTTAATCAATATCAAATaggaatcaaaattaaaattgttgAATAGATTTCTGCTTAATTTTAGTTTGAAAATTTTTCTCTGGTATTTTGATCACAGTAATAAAACAATTTTAACAGAAAATAAattcattaaaatatataaaatattacctCTTTTTTATATGATTgggtaattttatttttataaaaatatattaataattaattaaattattttttatatcaattaattattttagtataaatatttattttatttaataaatataaaaaataaaaataattaatatttgttcattttttaaatatgataaattaattaaaagaaatgaAGGATTATATGATTATAATTACCCTTATTACATGGATATTTAAAACATCTTTTATTACATGGACAACATCTCCCAAATTTCTTATCAGGTATTTTTTatgattattttaaattattttaattttttttataattattaataaaataatatataaaaacccTTTAATCCCAATCATTCTactgaaattgaaaaaaagaaaagaaaaaaaaaaagagaactgTAAACGTGGCAGGACGCATTGCATAAGAACAAGATAGTCGTAGTCTTCATTCCTCACATCGGTTCTCGTCCCAAAATCCACACGCTAAGAAGTAAGAATGGCATCTCCAGCAACGAGGATCACATTTCGACTAGTGGTGGCGGTTCTCGTCATTATGATCCTCTTCTACGTTGGTCGTCCTCTCTATTGGAAAATCTCCGCCACCATTCAAGAGATCCGCGAGAATAAACGCACCGTCCAACAAGGTTCTCTCTCTTCTCTACCTACGTACATACGCCTTTGCATCTTCATTTTTCTGAATCTATATCTGTTTGTTGGCGTGTTCTCGCACAGGCATTTCACAGATTGTTTACGAAGCGCAGAAATCGGTCGGTTGGTTCCACGACGAGTCCGATTCTGGAGTTCGTGAAGATCGGAAAGCGATAAATCGGAGGCTACTCTTTTAAGGTTCTTACTATTAATTAGTTGAAGCTTTTTTttgttaaagaaaatttttatttacttttagtgTTTGCTATTCATATAGGATGATTACAGGAGAAATCTATGTGTAGATCTGGTTCTGGTGCTTGTTTGTAGTAATAATTAGAGTATTTTATTGTTCTGGTATTGAAATTTCTTAGTTTAAGAATTTCTATGTTCTGTTTCATTGTTGATTTTTGGTGAAATTGAATGAATTATGGTACAGTCGCTTATACTTATAGCACTGCACtcgttttctgtaaaattttctttttttcttttttttagaaGAATTTTGGTTCTTGATTAGATTAAGTCCTATGAGGGATTGGTCATCAAAATTGTAGGTGCTAATGACAAATTGTATGGTGCTACATATAACGTTTTAGCATAGAAACATACTAAATCACTGAAAGGGCGCTGCAATTAATTCTTTACCAAATTTATTTTTCTGTCAAGCCAACTTGCCTTTAAGTTGGTAAATGGTACCAACAAGGGCAGAGAGAGTTGGCTTTAGCTTTCGTTTGAGCATCATACATGACTTTGATTGTTGGTGGATGGAAATCAGATCTAAAACCTGTTTGCTTAGAAGACTTTGATAtttagttgtttttttttttttttttgtggcaaCCATGAGGTTATTGCATAACTTCATCCTTTTGGTGTTTGAACTTAGAATTTTGTCACCAATGTTGTTGTCTTAACCTTTCCTTTACGCTTTGCTATGTTTTACTATCTTgatgatattgagttgttcatCATATTAACGGATTCTATATTCTGTTTGGTGTTCTATGAATTTCTGCAGATTAGatgttatttggaatttctgagcCATGGTATATAAGCCAACCATTTTCTAGGAAGAAATTTCTTCGCTGTTACAAAAGATCTACACTCGGTAGCCAAAGATTAGTCATGATCATAGTTCCATATTCTTATGGGTTCTGAACTGATTAAGTTATCCCAGAAAAAATGCCAGGGTGATGGGGTGGTATCATGAGATAGTTAAGACTTGCACACGTTGGTTTTCTTTTACTAATCATGTTGCTGATTAGTGCAATTGCTGTTATTTTCTATTGCCCTTTACACCAAAGTGGATTATGGAATCCGGAGTGTGTTGTGCTTGTTGAGGTTCATCAGGTAGCTGTTAAATAAAAGCTAACCAATATTTTGAATTGTAGTTAGTAAAAATCACTTTCAAATATTTCAAGTAGATTGGCATATTGCATGCCATGGTTTTTTCTTAAGAAAATGAGCTGGGTATAACTTACTATCAAAAGTTAGCTCAAGAGGAGAAGGTGTCAAAGGCTTTATAAGAGACACATCATCCTTTTACAAATCAATGTGGGATATTAACATTTTTGCTATTTGGTTCAAGTTTTCAGCAGGTAGAATCATGGAGTAGTTACTTCAGAAATGTCCTCTTCTCTTTTCTGTTATATCCTTGAAGAAGCAGGATATTTTGCCTCCAAAGCCACTGGTTTAAAGAACATGGGAAGTGATGGATAATCCAATTAATCAAAGCCTAGTAATACTTCTGTAGTTAGATATAGTGGATTTACGAGGTTTAATTTAGGATAAATTACTATCTAGTCTATGAGTTCTGCTAATATTAACAAATCATTCATCTATTCTGAAAACCTAATTAGTTCATATATTCTTCCCTCCGTTCTAAAGTGTATCTTTTTCTATTAACCAAGGTGGTCAAAGGTGTAAAATACCATAAATGCTctctattaaaaaatataattacaaaattacCTAAAACCTCAACCCCATGGCCCCACGCAGTTTGTCACGGAGGCGAAAAAAATTAGACTTCTACAGGAGACTGTTTGTGGGGTTACAGGTTTCATGCTTCTCTACCCACCGCTGTTGCTCCTTTCTTAGCCTCTGTAGACCCACTCAAATCTCCCTTGCTTGCTTCGGTTGCAGCCCACCTCGGATCGCCGCTCCATCGTCATCATCCCCTATCTATTGCTCTATTGTGGCCCCCCATTTTGGCTCATCTACCTCGCCAGTGCTATGTAGTTTGCTTTGCATTTAGGTTCTCTACTTTCACGGCATTTTCTGATTAATTGCTCTATTGTGGCCCTCCTTATTGCTCTATTGTGGCGCGTCTCCTCTGTAGTGCTCGGGTATTGCCTTTGCATTCAAGTTTTCTACCTTCACAGCATTCTCGATTTAATGAGAAACAATTAAGACAATGAGAGCAACTCTCAAGCTTGACTGTTGAGGGGAACATGGTACTAGTTGGGGGAGGGGGGGTGTAGAATGGTATTTTCCTTTgactttaattataaaatattgaatttttggtTGGTGTGTGTTTATTAAGGGAATCaaattaaaaatgtaaaattcaagaactaatagtaatttacacttaaatctaAGGTACATAAACACCAGTTCTTCGGAGATGTAGAAGTCCGATTTAGCAAGATATTGCTCACTCCGAGCATGGATAAATTGATTTTGCAAACAACTTGACGGAAGACGACTAGGCAAACATTGCAAAAACAAAtatttcaatttccattaaaattgAAAGGGCTTAAAAATTTCTTcctcaaatttaatttatttaggcATTGTTTTAAGAAGGCCAAGTAACTTATCCACAATAGCTTTGGGAATTTTCAGACTCTCTGAATGGTTGGCCGTGCACAGGTTTGGGGgccaattccttttttttttttttttaattatcagatTTAGCATGTTCATACAAGTGTTACACTTggttaataaataattatcatgtCTTTCAGTTATTATATATTCATCTATATTTATTTCCTATATATTAGCCTGGAGTTAGTGTGATATTTCAAGTTTTAGGCAAGAATTTTCCTTTTTATCATCCCTATCAAGGCGTTCAATAGTGTCGTTGCAGCAATTGATCCTTGACAATGTATCCAATCCCTTTATAAATTCAGTTAGTAGTGGCCCAACCCAATCCAGGTTAGAGAGCCATTTTCTTTAAACGGCCGAATAATATCTACTTGCCGCATGTCCAAGCGAACTTTAGTCGGACTATCCTCTAAAGCGCCTTCTTTTGGTATGCATGGTAATAATTTTACAACTGTTTATGCGTAAAATTCTTACTTCtatattaagaaaataattgtatagctttatttttctaaaatatatattaataattgattaaattattttttattttatttaattattttttatataaatatttattttatttaataaaaataaaaggtaaaattaaaaaaaaaaatagttaattctctttgatttttttaaatatgataaataattttttctaaaaaataaataaaaataaatgaaatgagTAAATATGAGTAAATGCATTATATTTCAAGTATATGCAAGTGTACggcaattatttattaattaagtgCACCTATATCGCTCATTGGCATTCTCAAAGTCCTGAAACTTGCATGGTAGCTCAAAATTTTTTCCCCTTAAAAAATGTTTAATCTAGAATGCAGTGCACAATTATAAGCCTCAAATTATATGGGAATCCTACTTCCCACTAACCAAGGCAactaactagtttaatttacaaaactTGCGCAAGTTGATCACGTATAAAATCCTCCTCTACAATACATGCGTGGTCAAATATGTGGATGTCATGCTCAAATTTCAATCTTTTGGCCCTTGTTTTTGCCTGAGTCTAATCAATTCATTTCAGACTTCAATTGCTTGACGTTGGCTAGTCAACTAAGGCATGCTTTGaacttggatttttttttttttcctacagCGCCTTCGACGTTACTGTTGAGAAAGATACTAATTTAAATAAGCTAGTTCTAAGGTATTAAAAaggtctaaaaaaaaaaaagtgtaactATTATAAACTTGATTTTATATgggaataaatgatataattattaaattaaatatttatatttaaatttatatatttattatataaattttaattaattttatataaatttatatttaaatatttaattaataattataaaatttatttaatatcatattaagtttatattagatgcatccataaaaaataatttaaaattaaataatatatcttaatcataaaaaaaaaacttcaaaaccaccataattttttgaaaatcattttttcaacatttaaaataatattttagaaaGAATAGCAGTTTAATCTTCCAATCACAATCCAAATACAAGCTATATGAATTTGGTTTTGGtaatgccattttgaggcttgaCTTTTCGAGTTTGGTATGGATCACAATCCCAAAAATTCTACGAAGTCTTATCATACACACGTTCTTCTTACGCTTATTTCCACACTATTGCTATTATTTTAGTTTACATTGTTACgccttttatttttttagtaagaGAAGATTCTTACATTTATTTCCACGCTATTGTTATTGCTTTGGTTTACACTATAgcgtcttttatttatttatttatttattttttaaataagaggattaagggagtgaaatttaaatttgattcTGCCACCTACTCCTTTGGGAAGGCTTTAGAAATTAGACTTCAACAACT belongs to Hevea brasiliensis isolate MT/VB/25A 57/8 chromosome 4, ASM3005281v1, whole genome shotgun sequence and includes:
- the LOC110631941 gene encoding LEC14B homolog isoform X1 encodes the protein MSGVHKNTSICDDESAHYRSFARQGPNGNSDFLDHEIAQLTKLRSAPSEFLSKNVPGKFRLPVSTVKMLVGRECNYSGRGRFSTADGCHVLSQYLPVNGPCRVDRMKSRAYVSQFSDDGTLFIAGFQGSHIRIYNVDKDWKVQKDILAKSLRWTITDTCLSPDQRHLVYASMSPVVHIVNIGSSATESLANVTEIHDGLDFSWNEEDDDDEYEFGIFSVKFSTDGRELVAGSSDNAIYVYDLEANKNSLRIHAHQSDVNTVCFADETGHIIYSGSDDNICKVWDRRCFTGRGKAAGILIGHLKGITFLDSRGDGRYLISNGKDQTTKLWDIRKMSSNATWCKIAPILGDTGWDYRWMEYTPHARTLKHPHDQSLATYRGHSVLRTLIRCYFSPEYSTGQKYIYSGSSDCSVYIYDLVSGAQVARLDYHEGAVRDCSWHPVYPMMVSSSWDGVIAKWEPVPPRRRSSRRRAYGI
- the LOC110631941 gene encoding LEC14B homolog isoform X2 — its product is MSGVHKNTSICDDESAHYRSFARQGPNGNSDFLDHEIAQLTKLRSAPSEFLSKNVPGKFRLPVSTVKMLVGRECNYSGRGRFSTADGCHVLSQYLPVNGPCRVDRMKSRAYVSQFSDDGTLFIAGFQGSHIRIYNVDKDWKVQKDILAKSLRWTITDTCLSPDQRHLVYASMSPVVHIVNIGSSATESLANVTEIHDGLDFSWNEEDDDDEYEFGIFSVKFSTDGRELVAGSSDNAIYVYDLEANKNSLRIHAHQSDVNTVCFADETGHIIYSGSDDNICKVWDRRCFTGRGKAAGILIGHLKGITFLDSRGDGRYLISNGKDQTTKLWDIRKMSSNATCAPILGDTGWDYRWMEYTPHARTLKHPHDQSLATYRGHSVLRTLIRCYFSPEYSTGQKYIYSGSSDCSVYIYDLVSGAQVARLDYHEGAVRDCSWHPVYPMMVSSSWDGVIAKWEPVPPRRRSSRRRAYGI
- the LOC110631915 gene encoding uncharacterized protein LOC110631915, whose protein sequence is MASPATRITFRLVVAVLVIMILFYVGRPLYWKISATIQEIRENKRTVQQGISQIVYEAQKSVGWFHDESDSGVREDRKAINRRLLF